Part of the bacterium genome, CCACTGCGCTGATGACTCCCCCCTTCAGTCCGAACTTTTTTTCAATCGTCGCAATTTCAAGCCTGCGGCCCTGACCCCACATCCAGAGCGAATCGGCGGTAAATTTTCCGGTGGCGCTCCGTTTTTTGTTTACAAGCGTATCGGCAAGAACAGCCTTTGACCGTTCCATGAGCGACAGGATGAAATCGGCTCCTTCCCCTTTCGGCAGGAACTGTGTATAGTCCTGACCGAGAATATCATGAGGTGGTGTCGTTTCCATGGCATCTGTTCCGCCGGTCCATATCAGGAGGTGACGGTAGGAAACACCCGGATAGAACCGTACGGATTCCGAGCCGAGCGAACGGTCGATTTCTTTTATGAGCTCGACCGCTTCCTCTGTCGTTATATGACCCGCGGAGTAATCTTTCATGGATGAGCTTTCGAACGTGACAAGGTTTGCCCGGAAAGCCACATCGTCCTTCCTGAGATGTTTTCCCATGCTCAGGGCTTCAAATACCGCTCTTCCGGTAAACTCCTTTGTTGTATCGTAGCCCAGAATCTCCATGTTTGCCACATCACTGCCGGGGGGCATTCCGGACGGTATGGTCTGCGCGAGACCTCCGCGGCCGTTCGATGCAATCCAGTCCA contains:
- a CDS encoding cofactor-independent phosphoglycerate mutase; its protein translation is MKFAVLIGDGMGDYPREELGGKTVLEAADTPNMDWIASNGRGGLAQTIPSGMPPGSDVANMEILGYDTTKEFTGRAVFEALSMGKHLRKDDVAFRANLVTFESSSMKDYSAGHITTEEAVELIKEIDRSLGSESVRFYPGVSYRHLLIWTGGTDAMETTPPHDILGQDYTQFLPKGEGADFILSLMERSKAVLADTLVNKKRSATGKFTADSLWMWGQGRRLEIATIEKKFGLKGGVISAVDLIKGIGVAAGLKPVFVPGATGYIDTNFLGKAEAALKMLETRDFVYVHVEAPDEAGHNGDVPMKIKAIEDFDHKVVGTVLDTVKNHNDMALLVTCDHRTPIEKRTHTREPVPFAYYGPGVEKDGMTAFSERAAQSGSISMIEGHKLLNLFLGDFITL